One window of the Catenulispora sp. MAP5-51 genome contains the following:
- a CDS encoding lysylphosphatidylglycerol synthase domain-containing protein, which yields MAAVGLPSAGSEEPDMALVPGTDDSPGTSGARAVRAAVAPPAPVIDEPPEPRRIRRPADLLRSAASFVFMLLFFVIGMVAGGTTRGAESDISKLSADQKLPLGLVLAVTSALLAVVPIVLAIDRLYRRDTRRVVDSVLAAAMAYLAAVGLNAIVASPHTPKTIRDALTLPTNAAGDTAAFHIYLTTVVAYLTIIGFSNRHNFQTATWIALIAYGVVTLIQGDATIISLAETVLLGRLVAFGWRWVRGVINDRPTGEAVHQALSDARMDPLSVRRVPDTEDVRRYVVATEAHGDVDAIVLDRDQQAAGLVYRLYRRVRLRGPAQRRNLLSLRRMLEQEALMSYAVTAADIRTPRLLAVRDLGPDTGMLAYQLVPGRTLEQLEPDELTDDLLSQLWSTLAELHEHQLAHRRLSAHAFLIDEDGRPWLTDLRLGEVAAGTLSRRLDTAEMLTVTSLYFGHERSVAAGVTRLGEDDVAAALPMLQPVILTRNTRAALKKSKGLLTSVQEAVQALHPSVEPEPVKLERFGPRALFSAVGLSFAAYLLLASNYSWSGLTAVNWWWTGAVALASAGTYVAAAMALDGFVPENLRWGRTIMSQVAASFVTLVAPAAVGGVAINTRYLQRTGLPTRAAVTAVGAQQIMGLVQHLLLILIFGVIAGSSGDNSGGGSHASSATLIAIILALALLVLLIATIPQLRRFAVNRLRPLVAGILPRLMDVAQNPIKLATGLGGTVILSLLYIFALWASIQAAATDDRAAKINFAVVAIVFLTAQAAGSIVPTPGGVGGVEGALIGTLTTFGRLDTGLATTAVLLFRLMTFWLPVLPGWIAYNYMTRRGEL from the coding sequence ATGGCTGCCGTCGGCCTGCCCTCCGCCGGGTCTGAAGAACCCGACATGGCCCTGGTGCCCGGAACCGACGATAGCCCAGGCACAAGCGGCGCGCGGGCGGTACGGGCCGCCGTTGCGCCACCCGCGCCGGTCATCGACGAGCCGCCGGAACCGCGCCGCATACGACGCCCGGCAGACCTGCTCCGCTCGGCGGCCAGCTTCGTCTTCATGCTCCTGTTCTTCGTCATAGGGATGGTCGCCGGCGGCACCACCCGGGGCGCGGAGTCGGACATCTCCAAGCTGTCCGCCGACCAGAAGCTCCCGCTGGGCCTGGTCCTGGCGGTGACGTCGGCGCTGCTGGCGGTGGTCCCCATCGTGCTGGCCATCGACCGGCTCTACCGGCGCGACACGCGGCGCGTGGTGGACTCGGTGCTGGCCGCCGCCATGGCGTACCTGGCCGCGGTGGGGCTGAACGCCATCGTCGCCTCGCCGCACACGCCGAAGACCATCCGGGACGCGCTCACGCTGCCCACCAACGCCGCCGGTGACACGGCGGCGTTCCACATCTACCTGACGACCGTCGTGGCGTACCTGACGATCATCGGGTTCTCCAACAGACACAACTTCCAGACCGCGACCTGGATCGCGCTGATCGCCTACGGCGTGGTGACGCTGATCCAGGGCGACGCGACGATCATCAGCCTGGCCGAGACCGTCCTGCTGGGCCGGCTGGTGGCCTTCGGCTGGCGCTGGGTCCGCGGGGTGATCAACGACCGGCCCACCGGCGAGGCGGTCCATCAAGCGCTGTCCGACGCCAGGATGGACCCGCTGTCGGTCCGCCGGGTTCCGGACACCGAGGACGTGCGGCGCTACGTGGTCGCCACCGAAGCACACGGCGACGTCGACGCGATCGTGCTGGACCGCGACCAGCAGGCCGCGGGCCTGGTCTACCGGCTCTACCGCCGGGTCCGGCTGCGCGGGCCCGCACAGCGCCGCAACCTGCTGAGCCTGCGCCGGATGCTAGAGCAAGAGGCGCTGATGTCGTACGCGGTCACCGCCGCCGACATCCGCACCCCCCGGCTGCTGGCCGTGCGCGACCTGGGACCGGACACCGGCATGCTGGCCTACCAGCTGGTCCCCGGGCGCACCCTGGAGCAGCTGGAGCCCGACGAGCTCACCGACGACCTGCTCAGCCAGCTCTGGTCCACGCTGGCCGAGCTCCACGAACACCAGCTGGCGCACCGGCGGCTGTCCGCGCACGCGTTCCTGATCGACGAGGACGGCCGGCCCTGGCTGACCGACCTGCGCCTCGGCGAGGTCGCGGCGGGCACGCTGTCCCGCCGCCTGGACACCGCCGAGATGCTGACCGTCACCAGCCTGTACTTCGGCCACGAGCGCAGCGTCGCGGCCGGCGTGACGCGCCTCGGCGAGGACGACGTCGCCGCAGCGCTGCCGATGCTCCAGCCGGTGATCCTGACCCGCAACACCCGTGCGGCGCTGAAGAAGTCGAAGGGCCTGCTGACCAGCGTCCAGGAGGCGGTCCAGGCCCTGCACCCCTCGGTGGAGCCCGAGCCGGTGAAGCTGGAACGGTTCGGCCCCCGCGCCCTGTTCTCCGCGGTCGGCCTGAGCTTCGCGGCGTACCTGCTGCTGGCCTCGAACTACTCCTGGTCCGGCCTCACCGCGGTGAACTGGTGGTGGACCGGCGCGGTGGCCCTGGCCTCGGCGGGCACCTACGTCGCGGCGGCGATGGCCCTGGACGGCTTCGTCCCGGAGAACCTGCGCTGGGGCCGCACGATCATGTCCCAGGTGGCGGCCTCGTTCGTGACCCTGGTGGCGCCGGCGGCGGTCGGCGGCGTGGCGATCAACACCCGCTACCTACAGCGCACCGGCCTGCCGACCCGCGCGGCGGTGACGGCGGTCGGCGCCCAGCAGATCATGGGCCTGGTCCAGCACCTGCTCCTGATCCTGATCTTCGGCGTCATCGCCGGCAGCTCCGGCGACAACAGCGGCGGCGGCTCCCACGCCTCCAGCGCCACCCTGATCGCCATCATCCTGGCCCTGGCCCTCCTGGTCCTCCTGATCGCGACCATCCCCCAACTCCGCCGCTTCGCGGTGAACCGCCTCCGCCCCCTGGTCGCCGGCATCCTCCCGCGCCTGATGGACGTGGCCCAGAACCCCATCAAGCTCGCCACCGGCCTCGGCGGCACCGTGATCCTGTCCCTGCTGTACATCTTCGCCCTCTGGGCCTCCATCCAAGCCGCCGCCACCGACGACCGCGCCGCGAAAATCAACTTCGCGGTAGTGGCCATCGTCTTCCTGACCGCCCAGGCCGCAGGCTCGATCGTCCCGACCCCCGGCGGCGTCGGCGGCGTCGAGGGCGCCCTCATCGGCACGCTGACGACCTTCGGCCGCCTGGACACCGGACTGGCGACCACGGCGGTGCTGCTGTTCCGGCTGATGACGTTCTGGCTGCCGGTGCTACCCGGGTGGATCGCGTACAACTACATGACGCGGCGCGGGGAGTTGTAG
- a CDS encoding ferritin-like fold-containing protein, with protein MTSSATAMSYEIAVTDFLGLVAYGELTAFERLAADSSLAPTLEGKAQVAGMAAAEFDHFRRVRDRLTELGADPTEAMEPFAGPVDAFHEHTKPSGWLESLVKAYIGDTLTADFYREAARYLDPDSRAVVEGVLEDLGHSAFVVEHVRAAIEQDPKIAGRLALWGRRIMGEALTRAQHIAVRRAALAALLAGVLTAPDCENTVDLAEFGKMLTRLTEAHGARMATLGLSA; from the coding sequence ATGACTTCTTCGGCGACCGCCATGTCGTATGAGATCGCTGTCACTGACTTTCTGGGTTTGGTCGCATACGGAGAGCTCACGGCGTTCGAACGGTTGGCCGCCGACTCCTCGCTGGCCCCGACGCTCGAGGGCAAAGCACAGGTCGCGGGCATGGCGGCGGCGGAGTTCGACCACTTCCGGCGGGTCCGGGACCGGCTGACCGAGCTCGGCGCTGATCCCACCGAGGCGATGGAGCCGTTCGCCGGGCCGGTCGACGCCTTCCACGAGCACACCAAGCCCTCGGGCTGGCTGGAGTCGCTGGTCAAGGCCTACATCGGCGACACGCTCACCGCGGACTTCTATCGCGAGGCGGCGCGGTACCTGGACCCGGACTCGCGGGCCGTGGTCGAGGGCGTGCTGGAGGACCTGGGGCACAGCGCGTTCGTCGTGGAACACGTGCGGGCCGCCATCGAGCAGGACCCGAAGATCGCCGGACGGCTGGCACTGTGGGGCCGCCGGATCATGGGCGAGGCGCTGACCCGGGCGCAGCACATCGCGGTCCGGCGTGCGGCGCTCGCGGCGCTGCTGGCCGGGGTGCTGACGGCGCCGGACTGCGAGAACACCGTGGACCTGGCCGAGTTCGGGAAGATGCTGACGCGGCTGACCGAGGCGCACGGGGCGCGGATGGCGACGCTGGGGCTCAGCGCGTAG
- the moeZ gene encoding adenylyltransferase/sulfurtransferase MoeZ — protein sequence MPRITPGASKTSLGAVVSNLPPLVEPAADLSVEEVRRYSRHLIIPDVGMDGQKRLKNAKVLCVGAGGLGSPTLLYLAAAGVGTLGIVEFDVVDESNLQRQVIHGQSDIGRSKAESARDSIKEINPLVQVNLHEERLDSTNVMELFAQYDLIVDGTDNFATRYLVNDACVLLNKPYVWGSIYRFDGQASVFWSEYGPCYRCLYPEPPPPGMVPSCAEGGVLGVLCASIGSIQVNEAIKLLAGIGEPLVGRLMIYDALEMTYRQVKVRKDPDCAVCGEHPTVTELIDYEAFCGAISEEAADAAKDSTITVTQLKEWLDGDEKIQLIDVREPNEYEIVSIPGSTLIPKGEFLMGGALEKLDPTKRIVLHCKSGVRSAEALAVVHAAGYKDAVHVGGGVLAWVNQIEPEKPSY from the coding sequence ATGCCGCGGATTACCCCAGGCGCCTCGAAGACTTCTCTGGGAGCTGTTGTGAGCAACCTACCCCCGCTGGTCGAGCCGGCCGCGGACCTGAGCGTGGAAGAGGTGCGCCGCTACTCGCGCCACCTGATCATCCCCGACGTGGGCATGGACGGCCAGAAGCGCCTGAAGAACGCCAAGGTGCTGTGCGTCGGCGCCGGGGGCCTGGGCTCCCCGACGCTGCTGTACCTGGCCGCGGCCGGCGTGGGCACGCTGGGCATCGTCGAGTTCGACGTGGTCGACGAGTCCAACCTGCAGCGCCAGGTCATCCACGGCCAGAGCGACATCGGCCGCTCCAAGGCCGAGTCGGCGCGCGACTCCATCAAGGAGATCAACCCGCTGGTGCAGGTCAACCTGCACGAGGAGCGGCTGGACTCCACCAACGTGATGGAGCTGTTCGCCCAGTACGACCTGATCGTCGACGGCACGGACAACTTCGCGACCCGCTACCTGGTCAACGACGCCTGCGTGCTGCTGAACAAGCCCTACGTCTGGGGCTCGATCTACCGCTTCGACGGCCAGGCCTCGGTCTTCTGGTCCGAGTACGGGCCCTGCTACCGCTGCCTGTACCCCGAGCCCCCGCCGCCGGGCATGGTCCCCAGCTGCGCCGAGGGCGGCGTCCTGGGCGTGCTGTGCGCCTCCATCGGCTCCATCCAGGTCAACGAGGCCATCAAGCTCCTGGCCGGCATCGGCGAGCCGCTGGTCGGGCGCCTGATGATCTACGACGCCCTGGAGATGACCTACCGCCAGGTGAAGGTCCGCAAGGACCCCGACTGCGCGGTCTGCGGCGAGCACCCGACCGTCACCGAGCTGATCGACTACGAGGCCTTCTGCGGCGCCATCTCCGAGGAGGCGGCCGACGCGGCGAAGGACTCGACCATCACCGTGACCCAGCTGAAGGAGTGGCTGGACGGCGACGAGAAGATCCAGCTGATCGACGTCCGCGAGCCGAACGAGTACGAGATCGTGAGCATCCCGGGCTCCACGCTGATCCCGAAGGGCGAGTTCCTGATGGGCGGCGCCCTGGAGAAGCTCGACCCGACCAAGCGCATCGTGCTGCACTGCAAGAGCGGCGTGCGCTCCGCCGAGGCACTGGCCGTCGTCCACGCCGCGGGGTACAAGGACGCGGTGCACGTCGGCGGCGGCGTCCTGGCCTGGGTGAACCAGATCGAGCCGGAGAAGCCGAGCTACTGA
- a CDS encoding ABC transporter ATP-binding protein has protein sequence MTATAAESAGTASSPESGSTGPIVRLDNVRKDFGDTAALDGVTLHIRQGEAVAVMGPSGCGKSTLLNLVAGLDRPSSGQVVVHGEDLGALNETGLALFRRRRIGMIFQFFNLIDDLPALDNVALAAQLTGVPAGQARRRALELLGELGIADRKNTYPQQLSGGERQRVAVARALMNRPALLLADEPTGALDSRSGEQVMDLLIDLNQLGQTLLMVTHDPRLAARCASRLVEVADGRIVAERAVERTA, from the coding sequence ATGACCGCTACCGCCGCCGAGTCCGCAGGGACCGCCTCGTCCCCCGAGTCCGGGTCCACCGGACCGATCGTCCGCCTCGACAACGTCCGCAAGGACTTCGGGGACACCGCCGCCCTCGACGGCGTCACCCTGCACATCCGCCAGGGCGAGGCCGTCGCCGTGATGGGCCCGTCCGGCTGCGGCAAGTCCACGCTGCTGAACCTGGTGGCCGGCCTGGACCGGCCCAGCTCCGGGCAGGTCGTCGTGCACGGCGAGGACCTCGGCGCGCTGAACGAGACCGGCCTGGCGCTGTTCCGCCGCCGCCGGATCGGGATGATCTTCCAGTTCTTCAACCTCATCGACGACCTGCCGGCGCTGGACAACGTGGCGCTGGCCGCGCAGCTCACCGGCGTCCCGGCCGGCCAGGCCCGGCGCCGGGCCCTGGAGCTGCTCGGCGAGCTGGGCATCGCCGACCGTAAGAACACCTACCCGCAGCAGCTGTCCGGCGGCGAGCGCCAGCGCGTCGCCGTGGCCCGGGCCCTGATGAACCGGCCGGCGCTGCTGCTGGCCGACGAGCCGACCGGCGCGCTGGACAGCCGCTCCGGCGAGCAGGTCATGGACCTGCTGATCGACCTGAACCAGCTCGGGCAGACCCTGCTGATGGTGACCCACGACCCGCGCCTGGCCGCCCGCTGCGCCAGCCGCCTGGTCGAGGTCGCCGACGGCCGGATCGTCGCCGAGCGCGCCGTCGAGAGGACCGCGTGA
- a CDS encoding sensor histidine kinase produces the protein MTWVLVGALLAACATAGRLAVLLRRERGKHTRAIEERGWLLERERESAAQQAVDEERARIARELHDIVSHNVSMMLIQAGAARQVLTAAPGPVAERPEASGVAEDALLAVESAGRETMTELRHLLGVLAPAQDGSDVGDPDLTPQPTMARLSALVDKIAFAGLPVDVRISGEPRPLPGGIDATGYRVVQEALTNALKYGGKSAELTVRYDDRYLRIEVLTAGSGSLADIGADAATTPPGEKIGTGRGLMGLKERVAVYGGDLDARRRLGGGFRVRAKIPLDAPARHPPPPVMETLRATVDNI, from the coding sequence ATGACGTGGGTGCTGGTGGGGGCGCTGCTCGCGGCTTGCGCCACCGCGGGACGGCTCGCGGTGCTGCTGCGCCGGGAACGCGGGAAACACACGCGGGCCATCGAGGAGCGCGGCTGGCTGCTGGAGCGGGAGCGTGAGAGCGCCGCGCAGCAGGCGGTGGACGAGGAGCGGGCGCGGATCGCGCGGGAGCTGCACGACATCGTCAGCCACAACGTGAGCATGATGCTGATCCAGGCCGGCGCGGCGCGGCAGGTGCTGACCGCCGCCCCGGGCCCGGTCGCCGAACGTCCCGAGGCGTCCGGTGTGGCCGAGGACGCGCTGCTGGCGGTGGAGAGCGCGGGCCGCGAGACCATGACCGAGCTGCGGCACCTGCTCGGCGTGCTGGCGCCGGCCCAGGACGGCAGCGACGTCGGCGACCCGGACCTGACCCCGCAGCCGACGATGGCCCGGCTCTCAGCGCTCGTGGACAAGATCGCGTTCGCCGGGCTGCCGGTGGACGTCCGGATCTCCGGCGAGCCGCGGCCGCTGCCGGGCGGCATCGACGCGACCGGGTACCGGGTCGTTCAGGAGGCGCTGACCAACGCGCTCAAATACGGCGGCAAGAGCGCCGAACTGACCGTGCGGTACGACGACCGCTATCTGCGGATCGAGGTGCTGACCGCGGGAAGCGGTTCGCTGGCGGATATCGGCGCCGACGCCGCCACCACCCCGCCCGGCGAGAAGATCGGCACCGGCCGCGGCCTGATGGGCCTGAAAGAACGGGTCGCGGTCTACGGTGGCGATCTCGACGCCCGCCGACGCCTCGGCGGCGGCTTCCGAGTCCGCGCGAAGATACCTTTGGACGCGCCCGCCCGTCACCCACCGCCGCCCGTTATGGAGACGCTACGCGCCACTGTGGACAATATATGA
- a CDS encoding TetR/AcrR family transcriptional regulator, producing the protein MTTTDAAYADNATSRQRSARLPRSARRNQLLGAAEEVFVAQGYHAAAMDDIAERAGVSKPVLYQHFPGKLELYLALLDKHCDALVAQVRSALASTSDNKLRVAATIGAYFDYVEHESGAFRLVFESDLNNEAAVRERTHRVTQECAEAIRDVIATDTGLSDEESMLLAVGLTGIAHVTARYWLSSGGGQIPRDAAARIVSQLAWRGIGNFPRKDSV; encoded by the coding sequence ATGACCACTACCGACGCCGCCTACGCGGACAACGCCACCTCCCGGCAACGGTCCGCCAGGCTGCCTCGGAGCGCCCGCCGCAACCAGCTGCTCGGCGCGGCCGAAGAGGTGTTCGTCGCGCAGGGCTACCACGCCGCCGCGATGGACGACATCGCCGAGCGCGCAGGCGTCAGCAAGCCGGTGCTCTACCAGCACTTCCCGGGCAAGCTGGAGCTCTACCTGGCGCTGCTGGACAAGCACTGCGACGCCCTGGTCGCCCAGGTGCGCAGCGCTCTGGCCTCCACCAGCGACAACAAGCTGCGGGTCGCGGCCACCATCGGCGCCTACTTCGACTACGTCGAGCACGAGAGCGGCGCCTTCCGCCTGGTCTTCGAGTCCGACCTGAACAACGAGGCGGCGGTCCGCGAGCGCACCCACCGGGTCACCCAGGAGTGCGCCGAGGCGATCCGCGACGTCATCGCCACCGACACCGGCCTGTCGGACGAGGAATCGATGCTGCTGGCCGTCGGCCTGACCGGGATCGCGCACGTCACGGCCCGGTATTGGCTCTCCAGCGGCGGCGGCCAGATCCCCCGCGACGCCGCGGCGCGGATCGTGTCGCAGCTGGCGTGGCGCGGTATCGGGAACTTCCCGCGCAAGGATTCTGTCTAG
- a CDS encoding DEAD/DEAH box helicase, whose translation MVEKTFRDLGVDERIAEALSAGGIITPFPIQAATIPVALTGADVIGQAKTGTGKTLAFGIPVLQRMVREIAAAASAAENAAVGTLGAGAVASESADAAAESADTTDSTAAASAAGTGAASRGGRRPRGRGRKPAGPAPTGNPGRPLGLVVVPTRELAVQVTEDLAAAGKVMAARVQSVYGGRAYEPQIAALSAGVDVVVGTPGRLLDLAKQGHLDLSGVRMLVLDEADEMLDLGFLPDVERIVTQIPNDRQTLLFSATMPGQVIALARQYMSRPTHIRAADPHDTGTTVANTTQRIYRAHALDKTEMLARMLQAEGRGLTMVFCRTKRTAAKVAEELDSRGFAAAAVHGDLGQGAREQALRAFRNGKVDVLVATDVAARGIDVEGVTHVVNFQCPEDDKTYLHRIGRTGRAGASGTAVTFVDWDEVPRWNLINKTLGLDFHEPRETYSTSEWFFAELDIPADSKGRLLKSEQTRAGLAAEEVEDLGETGRGAGVRARATTTRTAERPARPKRERVRTRAGRRADDETGSDQALTASDAAAEVLDESGAERPKRSRTRTRSRGGAKLETAVAEVTEVAEVETVEDAGEAEKQRRTRTRSRSDAAGAGSIAAEATGADTQAAVPGTDAFETPETEKPKRTRTRSRSDASEAAQAAEPSSIAAEAATDATDATAEADKPKRSRSRSRKPETAEAGSAAPHSAAVGSAEAVEAIEAVEAAAPVTKPRTRSRSKAAEPAAAEATVPAQATGADAGKPKRTRRALGDGEGLTATGVAVTGNYNS comes from the coding sequence ATCGTCGAGAAGACCTTCCGCGACCTGGGCGTCGACGAGCGGATCGCCGAGGCCCTGTCGGCCGGCGGGATCATCACCCCCTTCCCGATCCAGGCCGCGACCATCCCGGTCGCGCTCACCGGCGCCGACGTGATCGGCCAGGCGAAGACCGGCACCGGCAAGACGCTGGCGTTCGGCATCCCGGTCCTGCAGCGGATGGTGCGCGAGATCGCCGCCGCCGCGTCGGCCGCGGAGAACGCCGCCGTCGGCACGCTCGGCGCGGGCGCCGTGGCGTCCGAGTCCGCCGATGCCGCCGCCGAAAGCGCCGACACCACCGACTCCACCGCCGCGGCTTCCGCGGCGGGCACCGGCGCCGCCTCCCGGGGCGGCCGCCGCCCCCGCGGCCGCGGCCGCAAGCCCGCCGGCCCCGCGCCGACCGGCAACCCCGGCCGTCCGCTCGGCCTGGTGGTCGTGCCGACCCGCGAGCTGGCCGTGCAGGTCACCGAGGACCTCGCGGCGGCCGGCAAGGTCATGGCCGCGCGCGTGCAGTCCGTGTACGGCGGGCGCGCCTACGAGCCGCAGATCGCCGCGCTGTCGGCGGGCGTCGACGTGGTCGTCGGCACCCCGGGCCGGCTGCTGGACCTGGCCAAGCAGGGGCACCTGGACCTGTCCGGGGTGCGCATGCTGGTCCTGGACGAGGCCGACGAGATGCTGGACCTGGGCTTCCTGCCCGACGTCGAGCGCATCGTCACCCAGATTCCGAACGACCGCCAGACCCTGCTGTTCTCGGCCACGATGCCGGGCCAGGTCATCGCGCTGGCGCGGCAGTACATGAGCCGCCCGACGCACATCCGCGCGGCCGACCCGCACGACACCGGCACCACCGTGGCCAACACCACCCAGCGGATCTACCGCGCGCACGCGCTGGACAAGACCGAGATGCTGGCCCGCATGCTGCAGGCCGAGGGCCGCGGCCTGACCATGGTGTTCTGCCGCACCAAGCGCACCGCCGCCAAGGTCGCCGAGGAGCTGGACTCCCGCGGCTTCGCCGCCGCGGCCGTGCACGGCGACCTCGGCCAGGGCGCCCGCGAGCAGGCGCTGCGCGCCTTCCGCAACGGCAAGGTCGACGTCCTGGTGGCCACCGACGTGGCGGCCCGCGGCATCGACGTCGAGGGCGTCACCCACGTGGTGAACTTCCAGTGCCCCGAGGACGACAAGACCTACCTGCACCGCATCGGCCGCACCGGCCGCGCGGGCGCGTCGGGCACCGCCGTCACCTTCGTGGACTGGGACGAGGTCCCGCGCTGGAACCTCATCAACAAGACCCTCGGGCTGGACTTCCACGAGCCGCGCGAGACCTACTCCACCTCGGAGTGGTTCTTCGCCGAGCTCGACATCCCGGCCGACTCCAAGGGCCGGCTGCTGAAGTCCGAGCAGACCCGCGCGGGCCTGGCCGCCGAGGAGGTCGAGGACCTCGGCGAGACCGGCCGCGGCGCCGGCGTGCGCGCCCGCGCCACGACGACGCGCACCGCCGAGCGGCCCGCCCGCCCGAAGCGGGAGCGCGTGCGCACCCGCGCCGGCCGCCGAGCCGACGACGAAACGGGCTCCGACCAGGCGCTGACGGCCTCCGACGCGGCGGCCGAGGTGCTGGACGAGTCCGGCGCCGAGCGGCCGAAGCGCAGCCGGACCCGGACGCGCAGCCGCGGCGGGGCGAAGCTGGAGACCGCGGTGGCCGAGGTCACCGAGGTTGCCGAGGTGGAGACGGTCGAGGACGCCGGCGAGGCTGAGAAGCAGCGGCGGACGCGGACCCGGAGCCGGTCCGACGCGGCCGGGGCGGGCAGCATCGCCGCCGAGGCCACCGGGGCCGACACCCAGGCCGCCGTGCCGGGCACCGACGCGTTCGAGACGCCCGAGACCGAGAAGCCGAAGCGCACCCGGACGCGGAGCCGGTCCGACGCCTCCGAGGCCGCTCAGGCAGCCGAGCCGAGCAGCATCGCCGCCGAGGCCGCGACCGACGCGACCGACGCGACCGCTGAGGCCGACAAGCCGAAGCGCAGCCGCTCCCGGAGCCGGAAGCCGGAGACCGCCGAGGCGGGCTCCGCCGCGCCGCACTCGGCCGCCGTCGGCAGCGCCGAGGCCGTCGAGGCCATCGAAGCCGTCGAGGCCGCCGCACCGGTCACCAAGCCCCGGACCCGCAGCCGTTCGAAGGCTGCCGAGCCGGCCGCCGCCGAGGCCACCGTCCCGGCGCAGGCCACCGGGGCCGACGCGGGCAAGCCGAAGCGCACCCGCCGCGCCCTCGGCGACGGCGAAGGCCTGACCGCCACCGGCGTCGCCGTGACCGGCAACTACAACTCGTAG
- a CDS encoding response regulator, protein MNPRVLIADDQALVRTGFRLILTANGIDVAGEASDGLEAVAAAAELKPDVVLMDIRMPNLDGLEAARRILAADPAIRILMLTTFDLDKYVYEALAAGASGFLLKDVTPEHLVASVRLVDTGDALLAPSITRRLVEKFAAPDPAAGAAGNRAPAVHRDLAALTPREREILGLMGRGLSNTELAGRLVLSEATVKTHVAHIFTKLSLRDRAQAVVVAYETGLVAPGDEV, encoded by the coding sequence ATGAATCCCCGTGTCCTGATAGCCGACGACCAGGCCCTGGTCCGCACCGGTTTCCGCCTGATCCTGACCGCCAACGGCATCGACGTCGCCGGCGAGGCCTCCGACGGCCTCGAAGCCGTCGCGGCCGCCGCCGAACTCAAGCCCGACGTGGTCCTGATGGACATCCGCATGCCGAACCTGGACGGCCTGGAGGCGGCGCGCCGGATCCTGGCCGCCGACCCGGCGATCCGGATCCTCATGCTCACCACGTTCGACCTGGACAAGTACGTCTACGAGGCGCTGGCCGCCGGCGCGTCCGGCTTCCTGCTGAAGGACGTCACGCCCGAGCACCTGGTGGCCAGCGTGCGGTTGGTGGACACCGGCGACGCGCTGCTGGCTCCGTCGATCACGCGGCGGCTGGTGGAGAAGTTCGCGGCCCCCGACCCCGCGGCCGGCGCGGCTGGCAACCGCGCCCCGGCAGTGCACCGCGACCTGGCCGCGCTGACCCCGCGCGAGCGGGAGATCCTGGGGCTGATGGGCCGTGGCCTGTCCAACACGGAGCTCGCCGGACGCCTGGTCCTGTCCGAGGCCACGGTGAAGACCCACGTCGCGCACATCTTCACCAAACTGTCACTGCGGGACCGGGCGCAGGCGGTGGTGGTCGCCTACGAGACCGGTCTGGTCGCGCCCGGGGACGAGGTGTGA
- a CDS encoding DUF3107 domain-containing protein, translated as MEIKIGIQHTARELSLETNLTSEEVEAAVAAALKDDSVLTLTDEKDRKILVPGSKIAYVELGEPTGRRVGFGTI; from the coding sequence GTGGAAATCAAGATCGGCATCCAGCACACAGCCCGCGAGCTGAGCCTGGAGACCAACCTGACGTCCGAAGAGGTGGAGGCCGCCGTGGCCGCCGCCCTCAAGGACGACAGCGTGCTGACCCTCACCGACGAGAAGGACCGCAAGATCCTCGTCCCGGGGAGCAAGATCGCCTATGTCGAGCTCGGCGAGCCGACCGGCCGCCGCGTCGGGTTCGGCACCATCTGA
- a CDS encoding MGMT family protein produces MDVTKPPELPPYVERVFDVVDRIPPGRVMAYGEVAGWLGEGGPRQVGTAMAKYGGGSPWWRVVRSDGGFLPGHEREALANYREEGTPLKPDGARVDMARARWWPGDDGPAGGGAMDEVPSDFVGE; encoded by the coding sequence ATGGACGTGACCAAACCACCCGAACTGCCTCCGTACGTGGAGCGGGTGTTCGACGTGGTGGACCGGATTCCGCCGGGCCGGGTGATGGCCTACGGCGAGGTCGCCGGATGGCTCGGCGAGGGCGGCCCGCGCCAGGTGGGGACTGCGATGGCCAAGTACGGAGGCGGATCCCCGTGGTGGCGCGTGGTGCGTAGCGACGGCGGCTTTTTGCCCGGCCACGAGCGCGAAGCGCTGGCCAACTACCGCGAGGAGGGCACGCCGCTGAAGCCGGACGGCGCCCGCGTCGACATGGCCCGGGCCCGCTGGTGGCCCGGGGACGACGGCCCCGCGGGCGGCGGAGCCATGGACGAAGTGCCGAGCGACTTCGTCGGGGAATAG